A section of the Streptomyces sp. CG1 genome encodes:
- a CDS encoding LuxR C-terminal-related transcriptional regulator — translation MRIAITSPDILAQIRQVFASKNLDVDIVRMPYVEVRVRPAGGAAPTTDRSAVGAALQRVVVPASPPGAMRSRRLCAEYRLNVIEVGDSPGDEPPIPEDRSGAAPAAHRAVDGRGTVLSQRQHEVMALVSRGLRNAEIAARLDVSEKTVKNHINRIFRLLDVSSRVEAVLNWQGPQMGGPTRRLAPNPPWAQVAGRRPGNGGNP, via the coding sequence GTGCGGATCGCCATCACCAGCCCGGACATTCTGGCCCAGATCCGGCAGGTGTTCGCCAGCAAGAACCTGGACGTGGACATCGTCCGCATGCCCTACGTCGAGGTCCGCGTCAGGCCGGCCGGCGGCGCGGCCCCGACCACGGACCGGTCCGCGGTCGGGGCCGCGCTCCAGCGGGTGGTCGTTCCCGCCTCGCCGCCAGGCGCCATGAGATCTCGCCGGCTATGCGCGGAGTACCGACTGAACGTGATCGAGGTCGGTGACAGTCCGGGGGATGAGCCGCCCATCCCGGAGGATCGGTCGGGCGCGGCTCCGGCGGCGCACCGTGCTGTCGACGGCCGGGGAACCGTACTGTCGCAACGTCAGCATGAAGTGATGGCCCTCGTCTCCCGCGGCTTGCGCAACGCCGAGATCGCCGCGCGGCTGGACGTGAGCGAGAAGACGGTGAAGAACCACATCAACCGGATCTTCAGGTTGCTGGATGTGAGCAGCCGGGTCGAGGCGGTGCTGAACTGGCAAGGCCCCCAGATGGGCGGTCCTACCCGGCGCCTCGCCCCGAATCCTCCGTGGGCTCAGGTGGCGGGCCGGCGTCCAGGGAACGGAGGAAATCCGTGA
- a CDS encoding MarR family winged helix-turn-helix transcriptional regulator, which translates to MRKHPDPVAVGTLLRHVLDLLDGDVAKVYEEQGLAEYRPRFSPVVRALLAEGPLSVRDLAAAVGVTHSAASQTAAQMARAGLVTHTPDPRDARRRLVELTPRAHALLPQIEAEWDATVAAMAELDAELSMPLADLLMEVAEAVRRRPFRERIAATYRGY; encoded by the coding sequence GTGAGGAAGCATCCGGACCCGGTAGCCGTCGGCACTCTGCTCCGCCACGTCCTCGATTTGCTCGACGGCGACGTGGCCAAGGTCTACGAGGAGCAGGGCCTCGCCGAGTACCGGCCGCGCTTCTCCCCGGTGGTACGGGCTCTCCTGGCCGAAGGTCCGCTTTCGGTCCGCGACCTGGCCGCGGCGGTGGGAGTTACGCACTCGGCCGCAAGCCAGACGGCGGCCCAGATGGCCCGAGCGGGCCTGGTCACCCATACCCCCGACCCGCGTGACGCCCGCCGCCGGCTGGTCGAGCTCACCCCGAGGGCCCATGCCCTGTTGCCGCAGATCGAGGCGGAGTGGGATGCGACAGTGGCGGCAATGGCGGAGCTCGACGCGGAGCTCTCGATGCCGCTTGCTGACCTGCTGATGGAGGTGGCAGAGGCGGTACGTCGACGCCCATTCCGGGAGCGGATCGCGGCGACCTATCGGGGCTACTGA
- a CDS encoding tyrosine-type recombinase/integrase encodes METQFRRRTLRDPRAGEISFREWHDRWWNARVVEPHTLRGDASSIKNHVLPYWADWEMRAITRMDVQSWIRSLVEKGAGASAIKRAYNLTSSIMRAAVVDDVIAVSPCRSIDLPAIAVKPPQWFTVDQAQSILDELPAEWRTMCLLGFYTGLRWGELSGLHRHRIDRRRSRLFVVEVNTKSGIKEYPKSSKSRREVPLPPHVLEALDRHIHRLDDDALVFTTITKGRSGRRLDDGNWRRQTWWPAVESAYCFDTDGEQHLVPHYPPHSMRHTCASWLVQKGVSLYEVQHLLGHESFQTTQRYAHLQPDAHKAVLGAWERLDVPLTIAA; translated from the coding sequence ATGGAAACCCAATTCCGCCGCAGGACCCTGCGGGACCCCCGGGCGGGTGAAATCTCCTTCCGTGAGTGGCACGACCGATGGTGGAACGCCCGTGTCGTCGAGCCGCACACGCTGCGCGGTGACGCCTCCAGCATCAAGAACCACGTTCTTCCCTACTGGGCGGACTGGGAGATGCGAGCCATCACCCGTATGGACGTCCAGAGCTGGATCCGCTCCCTGGTGGAGAAGGGTGCAGGGGCCTCCGCGATCAAGCGCGCCTACAACCTGACGTCCTCCATCATGCGCGCGGCCGTCGTCGACGACGTCATCGCGGTGAGCCCCTGCCGCAGCATCGACCTGCCCGCCATCGCGGTCAAGCCCCCGCAGTGGTTCACCGTCGACCAAGCGCAGAGCATCCTGGACGAACTCCCCGCCGAGTGGCGGACGATGTGTCTGCTTGGCTTCTACACCGGACTGCGCTGGGGTGAACTCTCCGGCTTGCACCGCCACCGCATCGACCGGCGCCGCTCGCGACTGTTCGTGGTGGAGGTCAACACCAAGAGCGGTATCAAGGAGTACCCCAAGAGCTCCAAGAGCCGCCGGGAAGTCCCGCTCCCACCCCACGTCCTGGAGGCGCTCGACCGTCACATCCACCGGCTCGACGATGACGCGCTGGTCTTCACCACCATCACCAAGGGCCGCTCCGGACGCCGCCTCGACGACGGCAACTGGCGGCGCCAAACCTGGTGGCCGGCCGTCGAAAGCGCCTACTGCTTCGACACCGACGGCGAGCAACACCTCGTCCCGCACTACCCGCCGCACTCCATGCGCCACACCTGCGCCTCCTGGCTCGTCCAGAAAGGCGTCTCTCTCTACGAGGTCCAGCACCTCCTCGGACACGAGAGCTTCCAGACCACCCAGCGCTACGCTCACCTGCAACCGGACGCGCACAAGGCCGTCCTCGGCGCCTGGGAACGCCTGGACGTTCCGCTGACAATCGCTGCATAA
- the pip gene encoding prolyl aminopeptidase — protein sequence MAELYPPIEPYEHGVLDVGDGNRVYWETCGNPAGKPALVLHGGPGSGAGPFWRRLFDPAAYRIVLFDQRGCGRSTPDAADPQTSLAANTTPHLIADIELLRRHLNIEKWLVIGGSWGVTLALAYAQKHPGRVSELVLFSVTNTTRREVEWVTRDMGRIFPEEWARFRDTVPEPERGGSLAQAYARMLADPDAVVRERAAREWCRWEDVHVSTHPGHTPDPRYEDPHLRMRIARLVTHYWQHAGFLEDGALLRDAGKLAGIPGVIVHGKMDISGPPDIAWQLAQAWPDTELVLIGEEGHGLSGDDTTKAVLAATNRFRPA from the coding sequence ATGGCCGAGCTTTATCCCCCCATCGAGCCGTACGAGCACGGCGTGCTCGACGTCGGCGACGGTAACCGCGTGTACTGGGAGACCTGCGGGAATCCCGCGGGCAAGCCCGCCCTCGTCCTGCATGGCGGGCCGGGGTCCGGCGCAGGACCGTTCTGGCGTCGGCTGTTCGACCCCGCGGCATACCGCATCGTGCTCTTCGACCAGCGCGGGTGCGGGCGGAGCACGCCCGACGCCGCCGATCCGCAGACCTCGCTCGCCGCCAACACCACCCCGCACCTGATCGCCGACATCGAACTGCTGCGGCGGCATCTCAACATTGAGAAGTGGCTGGTCATCGGCGGTTCCTGGGGTGTGACGCTCGCGCTGGCCTACGCCCAGAAGCACCCCGGGCGCGTGTCCGAGCTGGTGCTTTTCAGTGTCACCAATACCACCCGTCGCGAGGTGGAGTGGGTCACCCGGGACATGGGGCGGATCTTCCCCGAGGAATGGGCCCGCTTCCGCGACACCGTGCCAGAGCCGGAGCGCGGCGGCAGCCTGGCACAGGCGTACGCCCGGATGCTCGCCGATCCCGATGCGGTCGTACGGGAGCGGGCGGCGCGGGAGTGGTGCCGCTGGGAGGACGTGCACGTGTCCACCCACCCCGGGCACACGCCCGACCCCCGTTACGAGGACCCGCACCTTCGGATGCGCATCGCCCGCCTCGTCACGCACTACTGGCAACACGCCGGCTTCCTGGAGGACGGAGCACTGCTGCGCGATGCCGGAAAGCTCGCCGGCATCCCCGGCGTGATAGTCCACGGGAAAATGGACATCAGCGGTCCCCCGGACATCGCGTGGCAGTTGGCGCAGGCGTGGCCCGACACGGAGCTCGTCCTGATCGGCGAGGAGGGACACGGACTGTCAGGGGACGACACGACGAAGGCTGTGCTGGCGGCAACCAACCGGTTCCGGCCGGCCTAG
- a CDS encoding transposase, with amino-acid sequence MHLSEPLCEFIANNADWLTVFQLPSYSPDLNPQEGVWSLVKRDIGNLAAADLGQITRAVKRKLKQIQYRPDLVDGCLAGTGLILDG; translated from the coding sequence ATGCACCTGTCCGAACCCCTGTGCGAGTTCATCGCCAACAACGCCGACTGGCTCACTGTGTTCCAACTGCCGAGCTATTCGCCAGACTTGAATCCGCAGGAGGGCGTCTGGTCGCTGGTCAAGCGCGACATCGGCAACCTCGCCGCCGCCGACCTCGGCCAGATCACGAGGGCCGTCAAGCGGAAGCTCAAGCAGATCCAGTACCGCCCTGACCTGGTGGACGGCTGCCTGGCCGGCACCGGCCTGATCCTGGACGGCTGA
- a CDS encoding helix-turn-helix domain-containing protein: protein MPARLLSIPAVAAALDVDRRTVYRFIAAGELPVVDLRTGAGRSRVRVPAAGLEEFISSRAVTPPVSRR, encoded by the coding sequence ATGCCTGCGCGCTTGTTGTCCATTCCCGCCGTCGCCGCCGCCCTGGACGTCGACCGCCGCACTGTCTACCGCTTCATCGCCGCCGGGGAATTGCCGGTCGTCGATCTGCGCACCGGAGCGGGGCGCTCCCGCGTACGTGTCCCTGCTGCCGGGCTCGAGGAGTTCATCAGCAGCAGGGCCGTCACGCCGCCGGTGTCCCGCCGCTGA
- a CDS encoding tyrosine-type recombinase/integrase, protein MSVDVMDEEWLLSVEQVRSLLEWIRGNAGANRSVYPFMRTVAEQALRPGEARALRVRDAVLPEGRCGELTVRRRGVARVIPLHPEFVGFLREWISGAGLQEGDLLFPDVCSGPLSASVCQRVWRQAQEAVLPRDELHSWRSGEPVSILRESRLAEWLRMGISSVTVAELAGVTPVWLELRYPYCFRRENVDIDWDHLAEAMSLPDSLKR, encoded by the coding sequence GTGTCTGTCGACGTCATGGACGAAGAATGGTTGCTTTCCGTGGAGCAGGTCCGATCGCTGCTCGAGTGGATACGTGGGAACGCAGGTGCCAACCGCTCGGTGTACCCCTTCATGCGCACTGTGGCCGAGCAGGCTCTGCGTCCGGGTGAGGCTCGTGCCTTGCGAGTGCGCGACGCGGTGCTCCCGGAAGGCAGGTGTGGCGAGTTGACGGTTCGTCGTCGAGGAGTCGCCAGGGTGATTCCACTCCATCCCGAGTTTGTTGGGTTCTTGCGTGAGTGGATCAGCGGGGCGGGTCTGCAGGAGGGCGATCTGCTGTTTCCCGATGTGTGTAGTGGGCCGCTCTCGGCTTCCGTCTGCCAGCGGGTGTGGCGGCAGGCCCAAGAGGCCGTCCTGCCCCGGGACGAGCTGCACTCGTGGCGCTCGGGGGAGCCCGTCTCCATCCTCCGTGAGTCCCGTCTGGCGGAGTGGCTGAGGATGGGCATCTCGTCCGTCACGGTTGCCGAGCTGGCCGGCGTGACTCCGGTGTGGCTGGAGCTTCGCTACCCGTACTGCTTCCGCCGGGAGAATGTCGACATTGACTGGGATCATCTGGCCGAAGCCATGAGCCTTCCGGATTCGCTCAAGCGATGA
- a CDS encoding BTAD domain-containing putative transcriptional regulator, whose translation MSGAAWADRELLRVAYALFGLGFGFVNAPITHTAVASLPRDQAGVAAAITATGRQLGAALGIVVIGAVIAAEAPQAAWWTITRCGFGHPRPRRVLHPSPAPVNRFRVRPVGSMSPGLSGRTAPRVSPFRPAPKSERARSARSSVRHINRRQLSMISPLEQISNGDIALQKGHLGVETLGPLRAYAGERELSLGPPKQRAVFAVLALSPNSVVPRAELIDRIWGESPPATAAGSLHTYVAGLRRVLAGLGEPLRSSGSGYALRLGPGQLDIKVVERLAAQARTSLAQQDQTSAVTALNEALARWHSGTALSDLPGPFAAEYRTWASELRLRLLIERAELLLEMGQPADVVDQLRGHARDNPYHERLRALVMTALRRSGRTAEALAHYHDLRKLLAEDLGIDPSAELQALYASILADNAGARTTLTTPQAPAAAAGPVQPAQLPRGVGAGFVGRVASVQQVLHAARFASAASGGDKAEPSRIVMIVGVGGVGKTALAVHCAHLLAADHPDGQLYLNLRGFGPKRPARSPSDALHHLLASLNVGKIPADQEERAALWRSVVRDKRMLIVLDNAESADQVEDLLPGGGPSFTVVTSRNRLSGLAVRYAARRVTLSPFTDEESRELLCDSMGSARVAAEPSAARRLADLCDHLPLALRIASDQVVTGPRSEIAGLIADLEDGQRRLDALQIPDDELCSVRGVLSWSYTRLDAAAAHAFRMLGLFPGVSIRSEVAAALLDIPPSAAASALRSLAAHHLVETTATSYWMHDLTRIYAEEVSGSGETTTSRRQALERVVHWYLRTLEQGYLARNFELPFRVEAEGGQTPLRFGDQKEFVAWCAQEWENISPLVRTAQRIGCHAQTWQLAWLLFDYFYAAGQAREWVDTLRIAMRSAEITENRQAQALLFNHLSVVHSRMGQNSVAVEQLQHGLRLLEDLGDDMLRIALLGNLASTLREAKEYAAALPYAGQALDLADRIGLDYYQAGTRDVLCELHVELGEFEESLRHGISGLTAARRCQNLQLEANILINLGVAEHGLDNADMALRYFQDAVSLCESSGDHYHEGLALFGLAKVHRAGPNRRTAHDLATRALSRLEELGAEEIAEVTDFLRSLDAGPPPEPTEDSGRGAG comes from the coding sequence GTGTCCGGCGCCGCCTGGGCTGATCGCGAGCTCCTCCGGGTGGCGTACGCGCTGTTCGGGCTGGGCTTCGGGTTCGTCAACGCGCCCATCACCCACACGGCCGTCGCGAGTCTGCCGCGCGACCAGGCGGGAGTGGCCGCAGCGATCACCGCGACCGGCCGCCAACTCGGCGCCGCACTCGGCATCGTGGTGATCGGCGCTGTCATCGCCGCTGAAGCGCCGCAGGCCGCCTGGTGGACCATCACCCGCTGCGGGTTTGGCCATCCTCGTCCTCGGCGTGTTCTCCACCCGTCCCCGGCACCGGTGAACCGGTTCCGCGTGCGTCCCGTAGGCAGCATGAGCCCGGGCCTATCGGGCCGGACCGCGCCACGAGTGTCCCCGTTCCGTCCTGCGCCGAAGTCCGAGCGCGCACGGTCGGCACGGAGCAGTGTCCGACACATCAACAGGAGGCAACTCAGCATGATCTCGCCACTAGAGCAGATATCGAATGGGGACATCGCCCTGCAGAAGGGTCACCTAGGGGTTGAGACTCTCGGACCACTTCGCGCGTATGCCGGCGAGCGGGAGCTATCCCTTGGCCCACCGAAGCAACGCGCGGTGTTTGCCGTTCTCGCGCTGAGTCCCAACAGCGTCGTCCCGCGGGCCGAACTGATCGACCGCATCTGGGGCGAGTCGCCGCCGGCGACCGCGGCCGGCAGCCTGCACACGTACGTGGCGGGCCTGCGCCGAGTCCTGGCCGGCCTGGGTGAGCCACTGCGCAGTTCGGGATCGGGCTACGCGCTCCGCCTCGGCCCCGGGCAGCTGGACATCAAAGTGGTGGAGCGGCTGGCAGCACAAGCCCGGACCAGCCTGGCCCAGCAGGACCAGACCTCCGCGGTCACCGCCCTCAATGAGGCACTCGCGCGCTGGCATTCAGGGACTGCGCTCAGCGACCTGCCGGGGCCGTTCGCCGCCGAGTACCGTACGTGGGCGTCGGAACTGCGGCTCCGTCTGCTGATCGAGCGCGCCGAGCTTCTCTTGGAGATGGGACAACCGGCTGATGTGGTCGACCAGTTGCGGGGCCATGCACGGGACAACCCTTACCATGAGCGACTGCGTGCCTTAGTGATGACCGCGCTGCGCCGAAGCGGCCGTACCGCCGAAGCCCTCGCTCACTACCATGACCTGCGGAAGCTGCTCGCCGAGGATCTGGGGATCGACCCGTCGGCCGAACTGCAGGCTTTGTACGCGTCGATTCTGGCCGACAATGCCGGGGCACGCACCACACTGACGACGCCGCAGGCCCCGGCGGCCGCCGCGGGGCCGGTCCAGCCGGCGCAATTACCGCGCGGCGTAGGTGCTGGTTTCGTCGGCCGCGTCGCTTCGGTCCAGCAGGTGCTGCACGCCGCGCGTTTCGCGTCGGCCGCCAGTGGGGGCGACAAGGCGGAGCCCTCGCGGATCGTGATGATCGTAGGCGTCGGCGGGGTCGGCAAGACCGCGCTGGCCGTGCACTGCGCTCACCTGCTGGCTGCCGACCACCCTGACGGCCAGCTGTACCTGAACCTTCGTGGGTTCGGCCCCAAAAGACCGGCGAGATCGCCTTCGGATGCCCTGCACCACCTGCTCGCCTCCTTGAACGTGGGAAAGATCCCGGCAGACCAAGAGGAACGGGCCGCGTTGTGGCGCAGCGTCGTCCGGGACAAGCGCATGCTCATTGTGCTGGACAACGCCGAGTCCGCCGACCAGGTCGAGGACCTGCTGCCGGGCGGTGGTCCGTCGTTCACCGTCGTGACCAGCCGCAACCGGCTCAGCGGCCTTGCGGTCCGCTACGCGGCCCGCCGGGTGACCCTGTCCCCGTTCACCGACGAGGAATCGCGGGAACTGCTCTGCGACTCGATGGGAAGTGCGCGGGTCGCCGCCGAGCCATCCGCGGCACGGCGCCTCGCCGACCTGTGCGACCACCTGCCGTTGGCACTGCGGATCGCCTCGGATCAGGTGGTCACGGGGCCCCGGTCGGAGATCGCCGGCCTGATCGCCGATCTGGAGGATGGGCAGCGCCGGCTCGATGCCTTGCAGATCCCGGACGACGAGCTGTGTTCCGTACGCGGCGTGCTTTCCTGGTCCTACACCCGGCTCGACGCGGCAGCAGCCCACGCGTTCCGCATGCTCGGGCTGTTCCCTGGGGTGAGCATCCGTTCGGAGGTGGCCGCCGCACTGCTGGACATCCCGCCGTCGGCGGCGGCCTCCGCGCTGCGGAGCCTGGCAGCCCACCATCTGGTGGAGACCACCGCCACCAGCTACTGGATGCACGACCTGACGCGAATCTACGCTGAGGAGGTGTCCGGCAGCGGCGAGACGACCACGTCACGTCGGCAGGCGCTTGAGCGGGTGGTCCATTGGTACCTGAGGACCCTGGAGCAGGGCTACCTTGCCAGGAATTTCGAGCTCCCGTTCCGTGTCGAGGCTGAGGGCGGCCAGACCCCGTTGCGCTTCGGCGACCAGAAGGAGTTCGTGGCCTGGTGCGCCCAGGAGTGGGAGAACATCTCTCCGCTGGTGCGCACGGCGCAGCGGATCGGCTGCCACGCCCAGACCTGGCAGCTGGCCTGGCTGCTCTTCGACTACTTCTACGCGGCCGGGCAGGCCCGGGAATGGGTCGACACGCTGCGGATCGCGATGCGCAGCGCCGAAATCACCGAGAACCGGCAAGCCCAGGCATTGCTCTTCAACCACCTGAGCGTTGTCCACTCCCGCATGGGGCAGAACAGCGTCGCGGTTGAGCAGCTTCAGCATGGCCTGCGACTGCTGGAGGATCTCGGTGACGACATGCTGCGCATCGCTCTCCTCGGCAATCTGGCATCCACGCTTCGGGAGGCCAAGGAGTACGCGGCGGCTCTGCCCTACGCCGGTCAGGCTCTGGACTTGGCTGATCGCATCGGGCTGGACTACTACCAGGCAGGCACCCGCGACGTACTGTGCGAACTCCACGTCGAACTCGGCGAGTTCGAAGAGTCGCTGCGGCATGGCATATCGGGCCTCACGGCGGCTCGCCGCTGCCAGAACCTGCAACTTGAGGCCAACATCCTGATCAACCTGGGCGTGGCGGAGCACGGGCTCGACAACGCCGACATGGCGCTGCGGTACTTCCAGGACGCGGTGTCGTTGTGCGAGTCGAGCGGTGACCACTACCACGAGGGCTTGGCTCTGTTCGGTCTCGCCAAGGTGCACCGGGCGGGACCGAACCGGCGGACCGCCCATGACCTGGCGACCCGAGCGTTGTCGCGGCTGGAGGAACTGGGCGCCGAGGAGATCGCAGAGGTCACGGATTTCCTCCGTTCCCTGGACGCCGGCCCGCCACCTGAGCCCACGGAGGATTCGGGGCGAGGCGCCGGGTAG